From the Vitis vinifera mitochondrion, complete genome genome, one window contains:
- the matR gene encoding maturase, giving the protein MRDLIKYCKRMGLLIELGGEAILVIRSERGLARKLAPLKTHYLRICYARYADDSLLGIVGAVELLIEIQKRIAHFLQSGLNLWVGSAGSTTIAARSTVEFPGTVIREVPPRTTPIQFLRELEKRIRVKHRIHITACHLRSAIHSKFRNLGNSIPIKQLTKGMSGTGSLLDAVQLAETLGKAGVISPQVSVLWGTVKHIRQGSRGISLLHSSGRSNVPSDVQQAVSRSGMSVRKLPLYTPAGRKAAGEGGGHWAGSISSEFPIQIEAPIKKILRRLRDRGIISRRRPWPIHVACLTNVSDGDIVNWSAGIAISPLSYYRCRDNLYQVRTIVDHQIRWSAIFTPAHKQKSSARNIIPKYSKDSNIVNQEGGKTLAELPNSIELGKLGPGQDPNNKEHSTTSLV; this is encoded by the coding sequence ATGAGAGACCTTATTAAGTATTGCAAAAGAATGGGCCTGCTGATAGAGCTGGGCGGGGAGGCGATACTAGTTATCAGGTCAGAGAGAGGCCTGGCCCGTAAGCTGGCCCCCTTAAAAACCCATTACTTAAGGATTTGTTACGCGCGATATGCCGACGACTCACTACTGGGAATCGTGGGTGCCGTAGAGCTTCTCATAGAAATACAAAAACGTATCGCCCACTTCCTACAATCCGGCCTGAACCTTTGGGTAGGCTCTGCAGGATCAACAACAATAGCTGCACGGAGTACGGTAGAATTCCCCGGTACGGTCATTCGGGAAGTCCCTCCGAGGACGACTCCCATACAATTCTTGCGAGAGCTGGAGAAGCGTATACGGGTAAAGCACCGTATCCATATAACTGCTTGCCACCTACGCTCCGCCATCCATTCCAAGTTTAGGAACCTAGGTAATAGTATCCCGATCAAACAGCTGACGAAGGGGATGAGCGGAACAGGGAGTCTACTGGACGCGGTTCAACTAGCGGAGACTCTTGGAAAAGCTGGAGTAATAAGTCCCCAAGTGAGCGTATTATGGGGGACCGTCAAGCACATCCGGCAAGGATCAAGGGGGATCTCGTTGTTGCATAGCTCAGGTCGGAGCAACGTGCCATCGGACGTTCAACAGGCAGTCTCACGATCGGGCATGAGTGTCCGGAAGTTGCCATTGTATACTCCCGCGGGTCGGAAGGCGGCGGGGGAAGGAGGGGGACACTGGGCGGGATCTATCAGCAGCGAATTCCCCATACAGATAGAGGCGCCTATCAAAAAGATACTCCGAAGGCTTCGGGATCGAGGTATCATTAGCCGAAGAAGACCCTGGCCAATCCACGTGGCCTGCTTGACGAACGTCAGCGACGGAGACATCGTAAATTGGTCCGCGGGCATCGCGATAAGTCCTCTGTCCTACTACAGGTGCCGCGACAACCTTTACCAAGTCCGAACGATTGTCGACCACCAGATCCGCTGGTCTGCAATATTCACCCCAGCCCACAAGCAAAAATCCTCGGCGCGGAATATAATCCCAAAGTACTCCAAAGACTCAAATATAGTAAATCAAGAAGGTGGTAAGACCCTTGCAGAGCTCCCCAACAGCATAGAGCTTGGGAAGCTCGGACCCGGTCAAGATCCGAACAACAAGGAGCACTCAACTACTAGTCTAGTCTAG
- the petA gene encoding cytochrome f (chloroplast) produces MQTRNTFSWIKEQITRSISVSLMIYIITRTSISNAYPIFAQQGYENPREATGRIVCANCHLANKPVDIEVPQAVLPDTVFEAVVRIPFDMQLKQVLANGKRGALNVGAVLILPEGFELAPPDRISPEMKEKIGNLSFQNYRPTKKNILVIGPVPGQKYSEITFPILSPDPATKKDVHFLKYPIYVGGNRGRGQIYPDGSKSNNTVYNATAAGIVSKIIRKEKGGYEITIADASDGRQVVDIIPPGPELLVSEGESIKLDQPLTSNPNVGGFGQGDAEIVLQDPLRIQGLLFFLSSVILAQIFLVLKKKQFEKVQLSEMNF; encoded by the coding sequence ATGCAAACTAGAAATACCTTTTCTTGGATAAAGGAACAGATTACTCGATCCATTTCCGTATCGCTTATGATATATATAATAACTCGGACATCCATTTCAAATGCATATCCCATTTTTGCACAGCAGGGTTATGAAAATCCACGAGAAGCGACTGGACGTATTGTATGTGCCAATTGTCATTTAGCTAATAAGCCCGTGGATATTGAGGTTCCACAAGCGGTACTTCCGGATACTGTATTTGAAGCAGTTGTTCGAATTCCTTTTGATATGCAACTGAAACAAGTTCTTGCTAATGGTAAAAGAGGGGCTTTGAATGTGGGGGCTGTTCTTATTTTACCTGAGGGGTTTGAATTAGCCCCACCCGATCGTATTTCCCCCGAGATGAAAGAAAAGATAGGCAATCTATCTTTTCAGAACTATCGCCCTACTAAAAAAAATATTCTTGTGATAGGTCCTGTTCCTGGTCAAAAATATAGTGAAATCACCTTTCCTATTCTTTCTCCCGACCCCGCTACTAAGAAAGATGTTCACTTCTTAAAATATCCCATATACGTAGGCGGGAACAGGGGAAGGGGTCAGATTTATCCTGACGGGAGCAAGAGTAACAATACAGTTTATAATGCTACAGCGGCGGGTATAGTAAGCAAAATCATACGAAAAGAAAAAGGGGGGTACGAAATAACCATAGCGGATGCATCGGATGGACGTCAAGTGGTTGATATTATCCCTCCAGGACCAGAACTTCTTGTTTCAGAGGGTGAATCTATTAAACTTGATCAACCATTAACGAGTAATCCTAATGTGGGTGGATTTGGTCAGGGAGATGCAGAAATAGTACTTCAAGATCCATTACGTATCCAAGGCCTTTTGTTCTTCTTGTCTTCTGTTATTTTGGCACAAATCTTTTTGGTTCTTAAAAAGAAACAGTTTGAGAAGGTTCAATTGTCCGAAATGAATTTCTAG